The bacterium genomic interval TGGCGTCGTACGTGGCGGGCCGCGACGCCTACGAAGAGCGCAAGGAGCGCCGGGCGAAGCGTCTCGCGGAGCGCGAAGCGAAGGCGCGGAGCATGACGCCGGACGATTGAGTCCCCGCGCAACGATCCGCGTCACGTCGTGACGTTGCCGCCGTTCAGCTGGAGCGTCTGTCCGGTCATCCATTTGGCTTCCTCGCTCACCAGATAGACGACGCAGGGCGCGATGTGTTCCGGCTGGGCGCAGAATCCGACGGGGACGGTCTTGGCCATGTGGGCCGTGACGCTCGGGTCCGTGTGATTGTCGATCATGCCGAGGGCGACGGTGTTGGCGGTGACGCCGTTCCGGGCGACCTCCATGGCGAGGTGGCGCATGAAGGCGATGCCGCCGCCCTTGCCGGCGCCGTAGGCGGAGACGCCGAGGGGGATCCCGGTCGTGCCGGCACCGGAGCTGATGGTGACGATCCGGCCGTAGCCGCGATCGCACATGCCGTTGATCACGGCGTGGCTGCAGTTCATCACGCCATACGTGTTGAGGTCGATCTGCTTGCGCCAATCCTCGGGCTTCGTCTCGCGGAACTGGCCGACGCCCATGCCCGGCGGCACGCCGGCGTTGTTCACGAGGATGTCGAGGGGGCCGAGCTCGGCTTCGACCTTCGCGACGCCGGCGGTCACGGCCTCGTAGTCGCTGACGTCGAAGGCGGCGGCGATCGCGGCTCCGCCCTCGCTCTTGATCGCGTCCGCCGCTTCGGCGGCGCGGTCTTCGAAGAGGTCGTTGATCGCGACCTTCGCGCCCTGGCTCGCGAGGGCCTGAGCGATGCCGCGGCCGACGCCCTGTCCGGCGCCGGTGACGAGGGCGGTGCGCCCGGTGAGATCGAACATGGGGTCTCCTTCGCAGGGGCCGATCGCCGGCCCGCGTACACGCTATCGGATTGGCGGGTGCTCGCGAGACGGTTCGTCGGCGGTGTACGCTCCGGCGCCGCGGACACCGTCCGCGGTCCTGCAGCCCGGAGGCCCCATGCGCATCGGTATTTCGCTCCCCGTCCGCGAACTGAAGAACGACCTCGGTGCGATCCGCGAGTTCGCCCAGACGGCGGACGATCTCGGCCTCGCTCATCTGCGCGTACCCGACCAGGTGATCCGCCCGAAGAGCGGTCACCTGCACGAGCCGATGACCCTGCTGGCCTGGGTCGCCGGGATCACGCGTCGGATCGAGCTCGTGCCTTCCGTGATCGTGACCCCCTCGCGCCAGACGGCGCTCCTCGCCAAGCAGGCCGCGGAGATCGACGTGCTCTCGGGCGGTCGGCTCCGGATGGGGATCGGCGTCGGCGGGAGTCGCGAAGAGTACGAAGCGCTCGGCGAGGACTTCTCGACGCGCGGCCGGCGATGCGACGAGCAGATCGAGCTGCTCCGGAAGCTCTGGACCGAGGAGAATCCGATCTTCGAGGGCGAGTTCGATCGGGTCGACGGGTTCGGGCTCGACCCGCTCCCCGTCCAGCGGCCGATCCCGATCTGGGTCGGTGGGGGCGCGGGCTTCGGCAAGGATTTCGGACGCGAGGCGCTGCTGCGGCGGATCGGTCGACACGCGGACGGTTGGTTCGCGATCGTGCCGATCCCCTCCGTCGCCGGCTTCCAGGAGACGATCGCGGTGCACGCGCGCGAGGCGGGTCGCGACCCGGCTTCGATCGGCCTCGAAGGAGGCTGCGGCATGGCGGGCAAGACGACCGAGGAGTGGCTCGGCCGGCTGCGCGACTGGGAGGGCGCCGGCGCCTCGCACCTCTGCCTGCGGACCCTCGACGGCGAGCTCTCCGCGCCGGAACAGCTCGACCTCATGCAGGCCGCCCACCGCGTCCTCGGCCTCGAAGGCATCGCGTGCGAGTGACCGCGTTCAGCCGACCGGGTAAGAGCCCTCAGCCGACCGGGTAAGAGTCCTTCGGCAGCTTCGCGTGGTCCCACGACACGATCCGCTCCGGGCGCAGGCGGACGCCGACGCGATTGCGGATCACGTGCTCGACCATCGGGCGTCGGGATTCGTCCCAGGGACCCTGCTGACGCTCGTTGAGCGCGACGCCGATCCGGAACAGCGTCGCTTCGTCGTCGAGGAGCTCCGCTCGGCCCGCCACGTTCACGCCCGCGAGCTCGTCGTAGTGGGCGCCGCTCTCGACGTGGAGGGAACAGCGCGGATCGCGGCGCAGGTTCACGATCTTCTGCGCCTTCGCCTTCGACAGGAGATGGACCGCGCCGTCGAACCAGGCGAAGTACATCGCGATCTGGTGGATCAGCCCGTCGGGGCCGATCGTCGCCATCGTGGCGGCCCGATGGACCGACAGGTAGCCATCGATCTCGTCCTCGGTCATCACGACGCGCGCGCGCAGGTTCTCGCCCATGTGGCCAGTGTAGAGGGCCCGTCCCGGGCCCGCGCGACCCGCTAACGTTCGGAGACCCACAGGAGGACCGCGTGTCTCGAGGCTGGATCATCGTCACCGTCGCGTTCGTGGCGAACTTCGTCGCCATGGGCACCGTGCTCCAGCCGGTTCCGGTCCTGCTCCTCCCGTTCGTGGAGGAGTTCGGCGTCGGTCGTGCCTGGGCGGTCCTGCCGTCGGCGGCGACCCTGGCCGGGGGCATGGTGATCATGCCCTTCGTCGGACGATTGATGGCGACGGTGCCGATCCGCCGGATGATGATCGCGGGGGCGCTCTCGCTCTCCTTCGCCTTCTATGCGATGTCCCTCGCGACCGAGTTCTGGCAGATCCTCGCGCTCTTTTCGCTCCCCTGCGGCTTCGGCCTGGGGGCGCTGGGGGTGGTCGCGACGAACACGTTGGTCGTGAACTGGTTCGAGGAGCAGCGAGGGCTCGCCCTGGGCGTCGCCATGATGGGGATGTCGCTCGCGGGTGTGGTCATGTTGCCGCTCTCGGGCTGGGTCCTCGAAGCGTCGGGCTGGCGAGGCGTATGCCGGATGCTCGCGTCGATCGATCTCGCCGTCGTTCCGCTGCTCGCGCTGACGATCGTGACGCGCCCCTCGGACGTCGGCCTCCGGCCGGATGGCGCGACCGACGCGCGGGACGAAGGTCCCGCACTGCTCGCGCAAGAGGAAGACGGATCGATCGCGTCGACTCGCGAGATCGTCACGAACCCGTCCCTCTGGCTGCTCGCGGCGGCCTGCGGCCTGGTCTTCTTCGGCTCGATGGGGATCATGAACAACGGCATCGCGTTCGCCGTCGATCGCGGGATCGATCCGCTTCGCGCGTCGGTGATCGTGGCGGCGATGGCCCTCGGGGCCGGAGCGGGCAAGCTCGTCTTCGGCTGGCTCGGTGGGCGATTCGGGGAACCCGTGGCGTTCGCGATCGCGCTCGGCCTGCAGGTCGTGACCCTTGCGGGTTACCTCGTCTTCGCGTCCTACGAGATCCTGCTCGTGATCAGCCTGGTCTATGGCCTGGGCCTCGGCGGGATCTCGCCCCTCCAGGTCGCGCTGCTCGCGCGGGTGGTCGGTGCTCGCAGCTTCGCGCCGGCGCAGGGCCTGATCGGACCGATCCAGATCCCGTTCCAGATCGCCGGCCCGTCCCTGGCCGGCTTCATCGCCGACACGCGCGGGAGCTACGACCTCGCGATCGTGATCTTCATCGCGGCGATGCTCGTGTCCGCTCTCGCGATGGGTGCGATGACGCTGCGCGAGAATCGGAGCACGGCGCTGGCCGACGAGCCGGCGACGGCCTGACGCGACTCCTGCTCAGGCGGGAACGACTTCGTTGCGCTGGAGGCCGAGATCGAGGGCGCCATCGTCGGTGCCGATCCGGGCCTCGATCACGTCCCCGATCTGGAGCCTTCGCTCGTTGCCGCTCGCAACCCGACGCAACATGCCCTGCCGGCGCTTCGGGCTCACGATCTGGCCGATCGCCATGATCGGCTTCGGCGGCGCCTGCATCGCGCAGCCGCCCGGTGTCCCGGTCGCCAGCAGGTCGCCGGTCTGCCAGTCCTGGAGACCGGAGAGCTCGGTCAGCGTCGGCGCGGGCCGATGGATCATGTCCGTCGCGAGGGCGTTCTGTCGCGTCTCGCCGTTCACGGAGAGCTCGAGGCGGATGTCGTCGAAGCGGGCGAGATCGTCGGCGTCGACGAGGGTCAGGAAGGGGCCGCAGGGCCCGAAGGTCCGGTAGCTCTTGCCCTTGTAGAACTGCATCTCCGGGAGCTGCACGTCGCGTGCGCTGATGTCGTTCACCAGGACGAGCGCACCGACGTACTCGTGCAGGTTCTGCTCGTCCACCTCGACCGGTCCGTCGACGTCGCTCGCGAAGACGAGGCCGAGCTCGACCTCGTAGTCGAGGAACTCGACGTGGTCGGGCTTGCGGATCGCCGTGGTCGCGGGCGCGAGACACGACGAGGCCTTGCGGAAGAAGACGTTGAAGGGGCTCGTCTTCGGATCGAAGCCCGACTCCTGCATGTGCGAGTAGTAGTTGATCGCCTGGCAGAGGAACTGACGCTCCTGGGTGATCGGCGAGAGGACTTCGAGGTCGGCGCGGGCGAGCGCGCCTTCGCCCGTGCTTGCCGCCACGGAGCGGGCGGCGTCGCGCCCGGTCTGCATGAAGTCGCGCGTGGTCGGGAAGTCGCCTTCGATCGGGGCGACGCGATCGCCGAGTACGACGCCCCAGGCGGGGCCTCCGGCGGTCTGATAGCGGACGACATTGAGGGCCATCGTGGGATCTCCTGTGAAGACGCGGGTTGCGCGGGACTATCGAAGCCAGGGACGGGCGGGCTGGCCCATCGCGCCGGCGAGTTGACGAAGGGTGGCGAAGTCGATCCGACCGGCGCGGAGCTCGCGCAGGACGTCGCGGAGCAGGCCGAGGCCGGGCTGGGGACCGAAGGACTTCGGGAGATCTTCGCCCCAGGCGTAGATCCCGCCTCGGGTGAGCGGCGAGTATCCCGTCGGCACGCTCGCGTCGAAGACGTCGCCGTCGCTGTAGTGCTCCATCTCGTGACCGTCGGGATCGCGCCAGTAGTCGAAGAGCTGGCTGCCGAGGAGGTGGCGTCCGATTCCCCAGAAATGATTCCAGCCGGCAGCGTGCATCACCTGATTGCCCTGACCGATCGCATCGACGTCGATCACCTCGAACGCGCAATGGACGAAGGTCGGCGCGAGTCCCATCGCCAGCGCGACAGCGTGGTGGTCCGAGGGCGCGTCGCCGCGGTCGGTCCGCATGAAGGCGAGGGCGGGGCGCCCGTCGTCGAGACACTGCACGTCGCTCGGGAGGAGGCCCAGGTGGCGCATGTACCACTCCGCGGTCTCTTCGAAGCGGTTCGACTGGAGCACGTAGTGGCCGAGGCGCCAGGCGAGGGCGGGCTCGAGGGGCGCGCGCTGTCCAGTGTTGACGCGCGGCTTGTCGAAGGGCGTGTTGACCGGGAGGATCTCCTCGCGAAAGGGCAGGGGCTCGACTCGTTCCACGCCGTACGCCACCTCGACGAGGTAGCCGTTCGGGTCGGTCAAGCGCACGACCTCGCCGCCGCCGGGCCGTTCGAGCTTCTCGATCGGTCGACCGGTTGTCGCCGACAGGGTGTCGAGGTCTTCTCGCGAGGCGGCGAGGAAGCCGCCGCCCACGAAGCCCGGATCCTCGGCAGGACGGGCGAGATAGACGTAGGGCAGCGGACCGGCGCCGCGGAAGAACTGGCCCTCGGGACTCGACCCCGAGGCGACGAGACCGAAGTCCTCGAGGAAGGGCTGGACCTTCGCGAGATCGGGCTTGTCGAAGATCACCCAGGCGACCTCGGCGGCCTTGATGATCGGGTCGTGGCGCTCGAGCGGGATCGAGCCGGGCGGACGGGAGGCATGGGCCATGTCGAGGGACTCCATTCTGGACGGGCGGTGGGATTGCGCGGGACCGGTCAGGACCGGGAGGCCCCGCGGACGCGATCGAGGATCGCGCCCGGATCGTCGGGCACGGCGTCGCCGCGCCAGGCGACGTGCTGGTCGGGGCGGACCAGGACGAGGTCGCGTTCGTAGATCGTGCGGACGCGGTCTTCGCGCACGTCGAGCACGTCGAGGGGGACTCCGCGTTCGCGCGCGGCGGCGAGCATCGATTCGACGTCCCGGTCGACGAAGCGGATCAGGGTGAAGCCCTTGCCGAGCAGGTCGAAGAGCGCGCGCCCGTCCTCGAGGAAGAGGCTCGGAATGCGCGCGCCGGGGCGCGTGGTCGGCACGTAGTGCGCCATGCCGACGGGCGGAGCCTCGTCGTCCTCGTAGCAGAGGACGTTCGAGTCGTCGTAGCGATACCCGATTTCGATCCCGAGGGCCTCGTTCTCGAGGTTGCCGAGCTCGAGGATCTTCGCGCCGTACGCCTCGCGTGCCCGGGCGCCGGCCTGCGAGTCTTCGTGGACCGCCGGGGTGTGATGGGAAGCGATCTGGACGCGGACCCCGAGATGGCGGGCCGAGGCCGCTCGGTTCCGGAAGCCGACCGGTCGTCTCTCGGCGTCGTAGGAAGGCAGGAGCCCCGGACCGCCCCAGCCTTCGACCCTCGCGGCGAGCTTCCAGCCGAGATCCACCGCATCGCCGACGCCCGTGTTCATGCCGTAGCCGCCGGTCGGGACGACCTGGTGGGCCGAGTCGCCGGCGAGCCACACGCGGCCCTGGCCGTAGCTGCGGGCGAGGCAGAGCCGGGGGCGCCAGGGGTTCGCGACGAGGATCTCGCAGTCGAACTCGGCTCCGACGTTCTCGAAGAGGAACTTCTGCGGGTCGAGCTCGGTCGCGTCGACGCCGCCGGGGAGCGGAACGTGGATCGTCCACGTGTCGCGGTCGTTCTGGGAGATGATCGTGCCGCCCACGGCGCTCTGGATGTGCCAGGCCGTGCCGAAGCGCTCCATGAAGTCGAGGTCGCTCGACTTGAAGTGGATCATGTACATCTCGCCGCCCGGCGGCCGCTGGCCGTGGATCAGACCCTTGACCGCGGTCTTGATCAGCTTCCAGAGCCCGCCCGAGGCGCGCGCGACCTCGCCGGGCGCGAGGTCGTCGAGCGGGGTGCCGAGCTCCTTGCGCGTGACGCTGCCGGCGCCGTCGCAGCCGGCGAGGTACTGCGCGCGGACCGACTCGGTCGCGCCGCTCGCGGTGTTCCGGATCGTCGCGGTCACGCCGTCTTCGTCCTGCGTGAACGATTCGAGCGCGTGACCGAAGCGGACCTTCACGTGCTTCGCTCCCCGCTCCAGG includes:
- a CDS encoding fumarylacetoacetate hydrolase family protein, producing the protein MALNVVRYQTAGGPAWGVVLGDRVAPIEGDFPTTRDFMQTGRDAARSVAASTGEGALARADLEVLSPITQERQFLCQAINYYSHMQESGFDPKTSPFNVFFRKASSCLAPATTAIRKPDHVEFLDYEVELGLVFASDVDGPVEVDEQNLHEYVGALVLVNDISARDVQLPEMQFYKGKSYRTFGPCGPFLTLVDADDLARFDDIRLELSVNGETRQNALATDMIHRPAPTLTELSGLQDWQTGDLLATGTPGGCAMQAPPKPIMAIGQIVSPKRRQGMLRRVASGNERRLQIGDVIEARIGTDDGALDLGLQRNEVVPA
- a CDS encoding FAD-dependent monooxygenase, with protein sequence MTETPVLIAGGGPVGLVLALELEHRGIDAVLVERNPSTTKHPKMDVTNGRSMEHFRRLGIAGEIRGHGVPEENPMTVVWCTRLAEWEVARFDYPSIHWGRDIIRTTNDGTMPLEPDLRISQVVLEPVLKGILERGAKHVKVRFGHALESFTQDEDGVTATIRNTASGATESVRAQYLAGCDGAGSVTRKELGTPLDDLAPGEVARASGGLWKLIKTAVKGLIHGQRPPGGEMYMIHFKSSDLDFMERFGTAWHIQSAVGGTIISQNDRDTWTIHVPLPGGVDATELDPQKFLFENVGAEFDCEILVANPWRPRLCLARSYGQGRVWLAGDSAHQVVPTGGYGMNTGVGDAVDLGWKLAARVEGWGGPGLLPSYDAERRPVGFRNRAASARHLGVRVQIASHHTPAVHEDSQAGARAREAYGAKILELGNLENEALGIEIGYRYDDSNVLCYEDDEAPPVGMAHYVPTTRPGARIPSLFLEDGRALFDLLGKGFTLIRFVDRDVESMLAAARERGVPLDVLDVREDRVRTIYERDLVLVRPDQHVAWRGDAVPDDPGAILDRVRGASRS
- a CDS encoding MFS transporter, which translates into the protein MSRGWIIVTVAFVANFVAMGTVLQPVPVLLLPFVEEFGVGRAWAVLPSAATLAGGMVIMPFVGRLMATVPIRRMMIAGALSLSFAFYAMSLATEFWQILALFSLPCGFGLGALGVVATNTLVVNWFEEQRGLALGVAMMGMSLAGVVMLPLSGWVLEASGWRGVCRMLASIDLAVVPLLALTIVTRPSDVGLRPDGATDARDEGPALLAQEEDGSIASTREIVTNPSLWLLAAACGLVFFGSMGIMNNGIAFAVDRGIDPLRASVIVAAMALGAGAGKLVFGWLGGRFGEPVAFAIALGLQVVTLAGYLVFASYEILLVISLVYGLGLGGISPLQVALLARVVGARSFAPAQGLIGPIQIPFQIAGPSLAGFIADTRGSYDLAIVIFIAAMLVSALAMGAMTLRENRSTALADEPATA
- a CDS encoding VOC family protein; this encodes MAHASRPPGSIPLERHDPIIKAAEVAWVIFDKPDLAKVQPFLEDFGLVASGSSPEGQFFRGAGPLPYVYLARPAEDPGFVGGGFLAASREDLDTLSATTGRPIEKLERPGGGEVVRLTDPNGYLVEVAYGVERVEPLPFREEILPVNTPFDKPRVNTGQRAPLEPALAWRLGHYVLQSNRFEETAEWYMRHLGLLPSDVQCLDDGRPALAFMRTDRGDAPSDHHAVALAMGLAPTFVHCAFEVIDVDAIGQGNQVMHAAGWNHFWGIGRHLLGSQLFDYWRDPDGHEMEHYSDGDVFDASVPTGYSPLTRGGIYAWGEDLPKSFGPQPGLGLLRDVLRELRAGRIDFATLRQLAGAMGQPARPWLR
- a CDS encoding LLM class F420-dependent oxidoreductase, with the protein product MRIGISLPVRELKNDLGAIREFAQTADDLGLAHLRVPDQVIRPKSGHLHEPMTLLAWVAGITRRIELVPSVIVTPSRQTALLAKQAAEIDVLSGGRLRMGIGVGGSREEYEALGEDFSTRGRRCDEQIELLRKLWTEENPIFEGEFDRVDGFGLDPLPVQRPIPIWVGGGAGFGKDFGREALLRRIGRHADGWFAIVPIPSVAGFQETIAVHAREAGRDPASIGLEGGCGMAGKTTEEWLGRLRDWEGAGASHLCLRTLDGELSAPEQLDLMQAAHRVLGLEGIACE
- a CDS encoding SDR family oxidoreductase; this encodes MFDLTGRTALVTGAGQGVGRGIAQALASQGAKVAINDLFEDRAAEAADAIKSEGGAAIAAAFDVSDYEAVTAGVAKVEAELGPLDILVNNAGVPPGMGVGQFRETKPEDWRKQIDLNTYGVMNCSHAVINGMCDRGYGRIVTISSGAGTTGIPLGVSAYGAGKGGGIAFMRHLAMEVARNGVTANTVALGMIDNHTDPSVTAHMAKTVPVGFCAQPEHIAPCVVYLVSEEAKWMTGQTLQLNGGNVTT
- a CDS encoding pyridoxamine 5'-phosphate oxidase family protein: MGENLRARVVMTEDEIDGYLSVHRAATMATIGPDGLIHQIAMYFAWFDGAVHLLSKAKAQKIVNLRRDPRCSLHVESGAHYDELAGVNVAGRAELLDDEATLFRIGVALNERQQGPWDESRRPMVEHVIRNRVGVRLRPERIVSWDHAKLPKDSYPVG